The following proteins are encoded in a genomic region of Streptomyces lunaelactis:
- a CDS encoding S41 family peptidase — protein sequence MQLRSGSGTMCRTVAATALLAVTASVALPLAPAGAHAPRPPGVTGGVWQVDGYGEVFSLDGSRLQEYQVTGISCIKGVSADRAGGSGGTVRYANDDGFVFTVRSTGRPDRAALRIDGSPGDRGLRRIAALPADCLEPAPGGPVAAFDIFWQTFEENYPFFAAKGIDWHAVRDRYRPQVDAHTTDAELFAVLREMVAPLHDAHVAVIAGETGSFGTVRPGTEMPTEEMDAKVSAYIEKRDLKGGKLRQFAGGRIGYAELPGEQGYLRITGFGGYTEAQDFAANSAVLKETLDTIFTQASTARLRGLIIDLRINGGGSDSLGLQLAGRFTDRPYFAYAKRARNDPTDASRFTRPQPQYVQPAAAPRYTGPIAVLTGGSTISAGETFTQALMDRPGRTVRIGQNTQGVFSDVMERELPGGWQAVLPNEEFLTRSGQTFDGPGIPPQLREPVFTDEEFAKNRDSAFDRAVAVLGRR from the coding sequence ATGCAGCTCAGGAGTGGTTCGGGCACCATGTGCAGGACCGTCGCGGCGACCGCACTGCTGGCCGTCACCGCGAGCGTGGCCCTGCCGCTGGCCCCCGCCGGCGCGCATGCGCCGCGGCCGCCAGGGGTGACCGGCGGGGTGTGGCAGGTGGACGGCTACGGCGAGGTGTTCTCGCTGGACGGGAGCCGGCTGCAGGAGTACCAGGTCACCGGGATCAGCTGTATCAAGGGCGTGTCCGCGGATCGCGCGGGCGGGAGCGGCGGAACGGTCCGGTACGCGAACGACGACGGCTTCGTCTTCACCGTACGGTCCACGGGCCGTCCGGACCGGGCGGCGCTGCGCATCGACGGCTCGCCCGGCGACCGGGGCCTGCGGCGCATCGCCGCACTGCCCGCCGACTGCCTCGAGCCGGCGCCCGGCGGGCCGGTCGCGGCGTTCGACATCTTCTGGCAGACCTTCGAGGAGAACTACCCCTTCTTCGCAGCCAAGGGAATCGACTGGCACGCGGTGCGGGACCGCTACCGCCCCCAGGTCGACGCGCACACGACCGATGCCGAACTCTTCGCGGTCCTCCGGGAGATGGTCGCGCCGCTGCACGACGCGCATGTCGCCGTGATCGCGGGCGAGACCGGTTCCTTCGGCACGGTCAGGCCGGGCACCGAGATGCCGACCGAGGAGATGGACGCGAAGGTCTCGGCGTACATCGAGAAGCGCGACCTGAAGGGCGGCAAGCTCAGGCAGTTCGCGGGCGGACGGATCGGCTACGCCGAACTGCCGGGCGAGCAGGGCTACTTGCGTATCACCGGCTTCGGCGGCTACACGGAGGCCCAGGACTTCGCCGCCAACAGCGCCGTACTGAAGGAGACGCTGGACACGATCTTCACGCAGGCGAGCACCGCCCGGCTGCGGGGGCTGATCATCGATCTGCGGATCAACGGCGGCGGCTCCGACTCGCTGGGGCTTCAGCTCGCCGGGCGCTTCACCGACCGCCCGTACTTCGCGTACGCCAAGCGGGCGCGGAACGACCCCACCGACGCGAGCCGCTTCACCCGCCCGCAGCCGCAGTACGTACAGCCCGCGGCCGCCCCCCGGTACACCGGCCCGATCGCGGTGCTGACCGGCGGCTCGACGATCAGCGCCGGGGAGACCTTCACCCAGGCACTGATGGACCGGCCGGGGCGGACGGTCAGGATCGGACAGAACACGCAGGGCGTCTTCTCGGACGTGATGGAGCGCGAGCTTCCCGGCGGCTGGCAGGCCGTGCTGCCCAACGAGGAGTTCCTGACCCGCTCAGGACAGACCTTCGACGGCCCGGGAATCCCGCCGCAGCTGCGCGAGCCGGTCTTCACCGACGAGGAGTTCGCGAAGAACAGGGACTCGGCCTTCGACCGGGCCGTCGCCGTACTCGGCCGCCGATAG
- a CDS encoding cellulose binding domain-containing protein — MGTSTHRRRASGRTKTVGVIVAAAVIGGAAFALTGTAQAASVGAAYTKTSSWTGGYTGQYVITNGTDKAQSDWTLEFDLPAGTTIGSLWNGEHTVKGQHVTVKPASWNKVLAPGASVTVGFVTAASGTATVADPTSCLINKVTCSVDDGATPQPSGRPTEKPTPTPTASATPRSPDRDPTPTPTKTATPTPTETPGGGTAGSGFAPYVDTSLYPAYDLVDTATRTGVKEFTLAFITSGGSCAPLWGGVTDLNSDKVASQIGALRAKGGDVRVSFGGAAGSELGLKCSSADELAKAYGKVIDAYKLTKVDFDIEGAALPDTAANSRRSQAIAQLQKSHPGLDVSFTLPVMPEGLTQPGVDLIADAKKNGVKVGAVNIMAMDYGPAYSGDMGDYAIQAATATQGQIKGVLGLSDAAAWKAVAVTPMIGVNDVVTEIFKVDDAKQLVDFAKSKDLGWLAMWSSTRDKQCPGGAQNSADATCSSILQEPLAFTKAFSAFK, encoded by the coding sequence ATGGGCACCAGCACGCACCGGCGCAGGGCGAGCGGCAGGACCAAGACGGTCGGCGTGATCGTCGCCGCCGCGGTGATCGGCGGCGCGGCGTTCGCGCTCACGGGCACGGCCCAGGCCGCCTCGGTCGGCGCCGCGTACACCAAGACCAGCTCCTGGACCGGCGGCTACACCGGCCAGTACGTCATCACCAACGGCACCGACAAGGCCCAGTCGGACTGGACCCTCGAGTTCGATCTGCCCGCCGGGACCACGATCGGCTCGCTGTGGAACGGCGAGCACACGGTCAAGGGGCAGCACGTCACCGTGAAGCCCGCGAGCTGGAACAAGGTGCTCGCCCCCGGCGCGTCCGTCACCGTCGGATTCGTGACCGCCGCGAGCGGTACGGCGACGGTCGCCGACCCGACCTCCTGTCTCATCAACAAGGTCACGTGCTCGGTCGACGACGGCGCGACCCCGCAGCCCAGCGGCCGCCCCACCGAGAAGCCCACGCCCACCCCCACGGCGAGCGCCACCCCACGAAGCCCCGACCGCGACCCCACCCCCACGCCCACCAAGACCGCGACCCCGACGCCCACCGAGACCCCCGGCGGCGGCACCGCGGGCTCCGGCTTCGCGCCGTACGTCGACACCTCGCTCTACCCGGCGTACGACCTGGTGGACACCGCCACCAGGACCGGGGTCAAGGAGTTCACGCTCGCCTTCATCACCTCCGGCGGCAGCTGCGCCCCGCTCTGGGGCGGCGTCACCGACCTGAACAGCGACAAGGTCGCCTCCCAGATAGGCGCGCTGCGCGCCAAGGGCGGTGACGTCCGGGTCTCCTTCGGCGGCGCGGCCGGCTCCGAGCTGGGCCTGAAGTGCTCCTCCGCCGACGAGCTCGCGAAGGCGTACGGCAAGGTCATCGACGCGTACAAGCTCACCAAGGTCGACTTCGACATCGAGGGCGCCGCCCTGCCGGACACCGCGGCCAACTCCCGCCGCTCGCAGGCGATCGCGCAGCTCCAGAAGTCCCACCCCGGGCTCGACGTCTCCTTCACGCTCCCCGTCATGCCCGAGGGCCTGACCCAGCCCGGCGTGGATCTGATCGCCGACGCCAAGAAGAACGGCGTGAAGGTCGGCGCCGTCAACATCATGGCGATGGACTACGGACCGGCGTACAGCGGCGACATGGGCGACTACGCGATCCAGGCCGCGACCGCGACCCAGGGGCAGATCAAGGGCGTGCTCGGGCTCTCGGACGCCGCCGCGTGGAAGGCCGTCGCCGTCACTCCGATGATCGGCGTCAACGACGTCGTGACCGAGATCTTCAAGGTCGACGACGCCAAGCAGCTGGTCGACTTCGCGAAGTCGAAGGACCTCGGCTGGCTGGCGATGTGGTCGTCGACCCGCGACAAGCAGTGCCCGGGCGGCGCGCAGAACTCCGCGGACGCGACGTGCAGTTCGATCCTCCAGGAGCCGCTGGCCTTCACGAAGGCGTTCTCCGCCTTCAAGTAG
- a CDS encoding sensor histidine kinase, whose amino-acid sequence MRWALVKVSLAVTVMVVLAFAVPLGLVIQEMARDRAFSNAERQAAAIGPTLSITADRDPLERAVLSTQAGSAGRMAVHIPASGEAGSLPLEIGTRRAVKKDLATTQRLGRASITEVTGGSALLQPTAISTGQIAVVEVFVPEGEVSNGVDTAWLVLAGVGIALIVGSVAVADRLGIRMVQPAQRLAGAAHDLGEGKLGARVPEQGPTELRSAAIAFNSMADQVVQLLANERELAADLSHRLRTPLTVLRLNAASLGEGPAADQTRAAVAQLEREVDTIIRTAREAKPQTAASLPGAGCDASEVVRERMDFWSALAEDEGRKVRVAGVDRPVRIPVARPELAAALDALLGNVFRHTPEGTAFSLDVHNGEDAVIVLVSDAGPGITDPEAAMARGNSGGRDGSTGLGLDIVRRVAESTGGDVRIGSSVLGGTEVRIWIGLDPREGPGGVRRRGHRGTVKRRKRASAQR is encoded by the coding sequence ATGAGATGGGCACTGGTCAAGGTCTCCCTCGCCGTCACCGTGATGGTCGTGCTGGCCTTCGCTGTACCGCTGGGGCTCGTCATCCAGGAGATGGCCAGGGACCGCGCCTTCTCCAACGCCGAGCGCCAGGCCGCCGCGATCGGCCCCACGCTCTCCATCACCGCAGACCGCGATCCGCTGGAGCGGGCTGTCCTGTCCACCCAGGCCGGTTCGGCGGGACGGATGGCCGTGCACATCCCGGCCTCCGGCGAGGCGGGCAGCCTGCCGCTCGAGATCGGCACCCGCCGGGCCGTGAAGAAGGACCTGGCGACCACGCAGCGGCTCGGCCGCGCCTCCATCACCGAGGTCACGGGCGGCTCCGCGCTGCTGCAGCCCACCGCGATCAGCACCGGCCAGATCGCGGTCGTCGAGGTCTTCGTGCCCGAGGGCGAGGTCTCCAACGGCGTCGACACCGCCTGGCTGGTGCTCGCGGGCGTCGGTATCGCGCTGATAGTCGGCTCGGTCGCGGTCGCGGATCGGCTCGGCATCCGGATGGTGCAGCCCGCCCAGCGGCTCGCGGGCGCGGCGCACGATCTGGGCGAGGGGAAGCTCGGCGCGCGCGTCCCGGAGCAGGGACCGACCGAACTGCGCTCCGCCGCGATCGCCTTCAACTCCATGGCCGACCAGGTGGTTCAGCTCCTCGCCAATGAGCGCGAGCTGGCGGCCGACCTCTCGCACCGGCTGCGTACGCCGCTGACCGTGCTGCGCCTCAACGCGGCCTCGCTCGGCGAAGGACCCGCCGCCGACCAGACCAGGGCCGCTGTCGCGCAGCTGGAGCGTGAGGTCGACACGATCATCCGTACGGCGCGGGAGGCCAAGCCGCAGACCGCGGCGTCCCTCCCCGGCGCCGGCTGCGACGCCTCTGAGGTCGTCCGGGAGCGGATGGACTTCTGGTCGGCGCTCGCGGAGGACGAGGGCCGCAAGGTGCGGGTCGCGGGTGTCGACCGGCCCGTACGCATCCCGGTCGCCCGCCCCGAACTGGCCGCCGCGCTCGACGCGTTGCTCGGCAACGTCTTCCGGCACACCCCGGAGGGCACGGCCTTCTCCCTCGACGTGCACAACGGCGAGGACGCGGTCATCGTCCTGGTCTCGGACGCGGGCCCCGGTATCACCGACCCGGAGGCGGCGATGGCCCGCGGCAACAGCGGGGGCAGGGACGGCTCGACGGGTCTCGGCCTGGACATCGTGCGCAGGGTCGCGGAGTCGACGGGCGGCGACGTGCGGATCGGCAGCTCGGTGCTGGGCGGCACGGAGGTACGGATCTGGATCGGGCTCGATCCCCGCGAGGGGCCGGGGGGCGTGCGCCGCCGCGGACACCGGGGCACGGTCAAGCGCCGCAAGCGGGCCTCAGCGCAGAGGTGA
- a CDS encoding response regulator transcription factor, which translates to MASVLVVEDDQFVRSALIRHLTEASHTVRSVGTALEALREVAHFRFDVVILDLGLPDLDGSEALKMLRGITDVPVIIATARDDETEIVRLLNDGADDYLIKPFSVEHLSARMAAVLRRSRATAGEAPPSRVIQVGGLSIDPLRRQAELDGAALDLTRREFDLLAFLAGRPGVVVPRKELLAEVWQQSYGDDQTIDVHLSWLRRKLGETAARPRYLHTLRGVGVKLEPPNGSSPNGSSPNGRRP; encoded by the coding sequence ATGGCAAGTGTGCTCGTGGTCGAGGACGACCAGTTCGTGCGCTCCGCCCTCATCCGGCACTTGACCGAGGCCTCCCACACCGTGCGGAGCGTCGGCACGGCCCTGGAGGCGTTGCGCGAGGTCGCCCATTTCCGTTTCGACGTGGTCATCCTCGACCTCGGCCTGCCCGATCTGGACGGGTCCGAGGCGCTGAAGATGCTGCGCGGCATCACCGACGTACCGGTGATCATCGCCACCGCGCGGGACGACGAGACGGAGATCGTCCGGCTGCTCAACGACGGCGCCGACGACTACCTCATCAAGCCCTTCTCGGTGGAGCACCTGTCCGCGCGGATGGCCGCCGTACTGCGCCGCTCGCGCGCCACCGCCGGCGAAGCCCCGCCCTCGCGCGTCATCCAGGTCGGCGGGCTCTCCATCGACCCGCTGCGCCGGCAGGCCGAACTGGACGGCGCCGCGCTCGACCTCACCCGCCGTGAGTTCGACCTGCTGGCCTTCCTGGCCGGGCGGCCCGGCGTCGTCGTACCGCGCAAGGAGCTGCTCGCCGAGGTATGGCAGCAGAGTTACGGCGACGACCAGACCATCGACGTCCATCTGAGCTGGCTCCGGCGCAAGCTCGGCGAGACGGCGGCCCGGCCCCGCTATCTGCACACCCTGCGCGGAGTCGGCGTGAAGCTGGAGCCGCCGAACGGATCCTCTCCGAACGGATCCTCTCCGAACGGACGCCGGCCATGA
- a CDS encoding spermidine synthase has translation MAKSKRRGRTGGGGSPEPVVEQVDGGCAELIPDRERPRAWTLLLDGAPQSHVDLDDPMYLSFEYQRRLGHIADLAAPPGRPLQVVHLGGGAFTLARYVAATRPRSTQQIVELDAALVQLVRKHLPLDPTARIRVRSGDARDGLGKIPDGWADLLIADVFGGARTPAHLTSTEFLAEVRRVLKPGGFYAGNLADGPPLAHLRAQVATAAVVFPELALAADPTVLRARRFGNAVLLASDVPLPVAELTRRVASDPHPGRVEHGRELADFTGGAAPVTDASAKPSPAPPPAVFR, from the coding sequence ATGGCAAAGAGCAAGCGGCGCGGCCGTACGGGCGGGGGCGGCAGCCCCGAACCCGTCGTCGAGCAGGTGGACGGCGGGTGCGCCGAGCTGATACCCGACCGCGAGCGCCCTCGCGCCTGGACGCTGCTGCTCGACGGCGCCCCGCAGTCCCATGTCGACCTCGACGACCCCATGTATCTCTCCTTCGAGTACCAGCGCCGCCTCGGCCACATCGCCGATCTCGCCGCCCCGCCCGGCCGCCCCCTCCAGGTCGTCCATCTCGGCGGCGGCGCCTTCACTCTCGCCCGCTATGTCGCCGCCACCCGGCCCCGATCCACCCAGCAGATCGTCGAGTTGGACGCCGCACTGGTCCAATTGGTGCGCAAGCACCTCCCGTTGGATCCCACCGCTCGGATACGAGTCCGGTCCGGCGACGCCCGCGACGGGCTCGGCAAGATCCCGGACGGCTGGGCGGACCTGCTGATCGCCGATGTGTTCGGCGGCGCCCGTACCCCCGCGCATCTGACCAGTACGGAGTTCCTCGCCGAGGTGCGCAGGGTCCTCAAGCCGGGCGGCTTCTACGCGGGCAACCTCGCCGACGGCCCGCCGCTCGCCCATCTCCGCGCCCAGGTCGCCACGGCGGCCGTCGTCTTCCCCGAGCTCGCGCTCGCCGCCGACCCGACCGTGCTGCGCGCCCGCCGCTTCGGCAACGCGGTGCTGCTCGCATCGGACGTCCCGCTGCCCGTCGCCGAACTGACCCGCCGCGTCGCGAGCGACCCGCACCCGGGCCGGGTCGAACACGGGCGGGAGCTGGCCGACTTCACGGGCGGCGCGGCGCCGGTCACCGACGCGAGCGCGAAGCCCTCACCCGCACCGCCGCCTGCCGTCTTCCGCTAG
- a CDS encoding tetratricopeptide repeat protein produces the protein MASSSQASRAVPNLAFRGLRGQRSPGEFAAAVRKAAREIGEQVSCDARYIGRVEAGEIRCPNYAYERVFLHMFPGLTLSDLGFTARERVRGGRVGLPEPAGPFYEFDSTTDSNEESDVLRRAFMTSGSATVAAASFGLGLGSVPGSGPGTVPAQRRVGEAEVSAVEEAVRRIRLLDDRHGADGLYQRAAQPLRAAYALLDAGTTARASTADRLHAGAGELAISVGWLAHDSGRFDDARSHYAEALATARVAGDPALEAHAFCNTSFLARDAGRHREAVRSAQAGLRAARRLGSPRLLSLLTLREAGGWAGLGDRTSCEQSLGRAHAYFDRGAVDADPEWMSFFGEPELEALQAQCWAALGEWPRAARHARRATVLQDGRFARNLALYQAELAANLARAGAPDEAAEAGHQVLDLLTGVQSSRIQLMLSDTARVLLPQRRAGGVAFFLDRYAGAVRRA, from the coding sequence ATGGCGTCGTCGTCACAGGCATCACGGGCAGTTCCCAACCTCGCCTTCCGCGGGCTGCGCGGGCAGCGCTCGCCGGGGGAGTTCGCGGCGGCGGTACGCAAGGCCGCTCGAGAGATCGGCGAGCAGGTCTCGTGCGACGCCCGCTACATCGGGCGCGTCGAGGCCGGCGAGATCCGCTGTCCGAACTACGCGTACGAGCGCGTGTTCCTGCACATGTTCCCCGGCCTGACGCTGTCGGACCTGGGGTTCACGGCGCGGGAGCGGGTGCGGGGCGGTCGGGTGGGGTTGCCCGAACCGGCGGGTCCTTTCTACGAGTTCGACAGCACCACCGACAGCAACGAGGAGAGCGACGTGCTGCGTCGCGCATTCATGACGAGCGGCTCAGCCACGGTGGCGGCCGCGTCCTTCGGGCTGGGGCTCGGCTCTGTGCCCGGTTCCGGGCCCGGAACCGTGCCCGCACAGCGGCGAGTCGGCGAAGCCGAGGTGAGCGCCGTCGAGGAGGCGGTACGGCGGATCCGGCTGCTCGACGACCGGCACGGCGCCGACGGGCTCTACCAGCGGGCCGCGCAGCCGTTGCGGGCGGCGTACGCACTGCTCGACGCGGGGACCACGGCCCGCGCCTCGACCGCGGACCGGCTGCACGCGGGGGCGGGTGAACTCGCCATCTCCGTGGGCTGGCTGGCGCACGACTCGGGCCGCTTCGACGATGCGCGCTCGCACTACGCGGAGGCGCTGGCGACGGCGCGGGTGGCGGGTGACCCGGCGCTGGAGGCGCACGCGTTCTGCAATACGTCGTTCCTGGCGCGGGACGCGGGGCGGCACCGGGAGGCGGTGCGCTCGGCGCAGGCGGGACTGCGGGCGGCGCGCCGGCTGGGCTCGCCGCGGCTGCTGTCACTGCTCACGCTGCGGGAGGCCGGCGGGTGGGCGGGGCTGGGGGACCGTACGAGCTGCGAGCAGTCGCTCGGGCGGGCGCATGCGTACTTCGACCGGGGTGCGGTGGATGCGGACCCGGAGTGGATGTCGTTCTTCGGGGAGCCGGAGCTGGAGGCGCTGCAGGCGCAGTGCTGGGCGGCGCTGGGGGAATGGCCGCGGGCGGCGCGGCACGCGCGGAGGGCGACGGTGCTCCAGGACGGGCGCTTCGCCCGGAACCTGGCGCTGTACCAGGCTGAACTGGCGGCGAACCTGGCCCGAGCGGGAGCCCCGGACGAGGCGGCGGAGGCGGGCCACCAGGTGCTGGACCTGCTGACGGGGGTCCAGTCGTCGCGCATCCAGCTGATGCTGTCGGACACGGCGAGGGTGCTGCTGCCGCAGCGGAGGGCGGGCGGCGTGGCGTTCTTCCTGGACCGCTACGCGGGCGCAGTCCGAAGGGCGTAG
- a CDS encoding phosphatase PAP2 family protein, which translates to MPYTAPLHRPRWWTELTLIAVVYAAYSAGRLLARGDVTTAVDHGTAILRAEKALFLNAEHPLNRLFSDTPALGIPADFAYASLHYLLTPVILVWLFRRRPAGYRAARTWLMLSTLLGLVGFTLMPTCPPRLLDAGYGFVDTMAQYSSYGWWGGEASAPRGLGGMTNQYAAMPSLHVGWALWCGVMLWRHGRTPLMKALAITYPLLTTLVVMGTANHYFLDAVAGVAVMGLGALLTRPAMRLADRVRTRFTSAPSGSKSPIVSAGCETSAGERIPGQRTTSAGADDSTPAAAR; encoded by the coding sequence ATGCCGTACACCGCGCCCCTCCATCGGCCCCGCTGGTGGACCGAGCTGACGCTGATCGCTGTGGTCTACGCCGCGTACTCGGCCGGACGGCTCCTCGCGCGCGGCGATGTGACGACCGCGGTCGACCACGGCACGGCGATACTCCGGGCCGAGAAGGCACTATTCCTCAACGCCGAGCACCCGCTCAACCGGCTCTTCAGCGACACCCCGGCCCTCGGCATACCCGCCGACTTCGCGTACGCCTCCCTGCACTATCTGCTCACCCCGGTCATCCTGGTCTGGCTCTTCCGGCGCCGCCCCGCCGGCTACCGGGCCGCCCGCACCTGGCTGATGCTCTCCACCCTCCTCGGACTCGTCGGCTTCACGCTGATGCCGACCTGCCCGCCGCGGCTGCTGGACGCGGGGTACGGCTTCGTCGACACGATGGCGCAGTACAGCTCGTACGGCTGGTGGGGCGGCGAGGCGAGCGCGCCGCGCGGGCTCGGCGGGATGACCAATCAGTACGCGGCGATGCCGAGCCTCCACGTCGGCTGGGCCCTGTGGTGCGGCGTGATGCTGTGGCGCCACGGCCGTACGCCGCTGATGAAGGCCCTCGCCATCACCTACCCGCTGCTCACCACGCTCGTCGTGATGGGCACCGCGAACCACTACTTCCTGGACGCGGTCGCCGGCGTGGCCGTGATGGGTCTCGGCGCGCTGCTGACGCGGCCCGCGATGCGCCTCGCCGACCGTGTGCGTACTCGCTTCACATCCGCCCCTTCCGGCTCGAAGTCCCCGATTGTCAGTGCCGGATGCGAGACTTCCGCGGGTGAGCGAATCCCTGGACAGCGGACCACCTCCGCAGGCGCCGACGACAGCACTCCGGCAGCGGCTCGCTGA
- a CDS encoding AAA family ATPase gives MSGPAFDPSAEAARATDAILADTLHGTHRGVVVDSPPGAGKSTLVVHAARELAAAGRPLMVIAQTNAQVDDLVVRLAEKEPDLPVGRLHSNDSDPYDKALDELDNVRKSAKAGDLAGLDIVISTAAKWAHVQGVEPWRHAIVDEAYQMRSDALLAVAGLFERALFVGDPGQLDPFSIVGADQWAGLSYDPSASAVSTLLAHNPELPQHRLPVSWRLPASAAPLVSDAFYPYTPFRSGTGPADRRLTFGVPSDGSGPDRVLDEAADSGWGLLELPARHTPRTDPEAVRAVALVVRRLLDRGGAAVSERSPHPVPVTADRIAVGTAHRDQAAAVRAALAEVGVADVTVDTANRLQGREFDVTVVLHPLSGRPDATAFHLETGRLCVLASRHRQACIVVCRAGVTDLLDEHPSTEPVQLGVAVKFPDGWEANHAVLAHLAEHRVAWRP, from the coding sequence GTGAGCGGGCCCGCCTTCGACCCGTCCGCCGAGGCCGCGCGGGCCACCGACGCGATCCTCGCCGACACGCTGCACGGGACGCACCGCGGTGTCGTCGTGGACTCGCCGCCCGGCGCGGGCAAGTCCACACTCGTGGTGCACGCGGCCCGTGAACTGGCCGCGGCCGGGCGGCCGTTGATGGTCATCGCACAGACCAACGCGCAGGTCGACGACCTCGTGGTCCGGCTCGCCGAGAAGGAGCCCGACCTGCCGGTCGGGCGGCTGCACAGCAACGACTCCGACCCGTACGACAAGGCGCTCGACGAGCTCGACAACGTACGCAAGTCCGCGAAGGCCGGGGATCTCGCGGGCCTGGACATCGTCATCTCGACGGCCGCGAAGTGGGCGCATGTGCAGGGCGTGGAGCCGTGGCGGCACGCCATCGTCGACGAGGCGTACCAGATGCGGTCCGACGCGCTGCTCGCCGTCGCCGGGCTCTTCGAACGGGCACTGTTCGTGGGCGACCCGGGCCAGCTGGACCCGTTCTCGATCGTGGGCGCGGACCAGTGGGCGGGGCTTTCGTACGACCCGTCCGCGAGCGCGGTCTCGACGCTGCTCGCGCACAACCCGGAGCTGCCGCAGCACCGGCTGCCGGTCTCGTGGCGGCTCCCGGCGTCGGCCGCGCCGCTGGTCTCGGACGCGTTCTACCCGTACACGCCCTTCCGCAGCGGTACGGGCCCGGCCGACCGTCGGCTCACCTTCGGGGTGCCGTCGGACGGCTCGGGGCCGGACCGGGTGCTGGACGAGGCGGCGGATTCGGGGTGGGGGCTGCTGGAGCTGCCCGCCCGCCACACGCCCCGTACGGACCCGGAGGCGGTTCGGGCGGTGGCCCTGGTGGTCCGCCGGCTGCTGGACCGCGGCGGCGCGGCGGTCTCGGAGCGCTCGCCGCACCCGGTCCCGGTGACCGCCGACCGGATCGCGGTCGGCACGGCCCACCGGGACCAGGCGGCGGCGGTGCGGGCGGCGCTGGCGGAGGTGGGCGTCGCGGATGTCACGGTGGACACGGCGAACCGGCTCCAGGGCCGGGAGTTCGACGTCACGGTGGTGCTCCACCCGCTGTCGGGCCGCCCGGACGCGACGGCGTTCCACCTGGAGACGGGCCGCCTGTGCGTGCTGGCCTCGCGTCACCGGCAGGCATGCATCGTGGTGTGCCGGGCGGGCGTCACGGACCTGCTGGACGAACACCCCTCGACGGAGCCGGTCCAACTGGGCGTCGCGGTGAAGTTCCCGGACGGCTGGGAGGCGAACCACGCGGTTCTGGCACATCTGGCCGAGCACCGGGTGGCCTGGCGCCCGTGA
- a CDS encoding bifunctional DNA primase/polymerase: MSAWPRDDSLLDSGAGDNERRTDIFALLRGEGRHHVAQVTAPGARWLASAGVYPRSMLAHWETCPSAPVVLPCGSVFDVVNVPAIFGRRMLDRLWEEGPGSGPVAMYRGRMMLFTAPGSARRLPSLLDWEEWGDAVPPMLCHGIGDAVTIPPLAQGDAPSGPRWLVAPDTRHPWLPGPEVLIWACVRAARSAASPSVRISIFPPADQDAKVYDVSRRR, from the coding sequence ATGAGCGCATGGCCGCGAGACGACTCCCTGCTGGATTCCGGCGCCGGTGACAACGAGCGCCGTACGGACATCTTCGCCCTGCTCCGGGGGGAGGGCCGCCATCACGTCGCGCAGGTCACCGCGCCCGGCGCCCGTTGGCTCGCGTCCGCAGGCGTGTATCCCCGCTCGATGCTCGCTCACTGGGAGACCTGCCCCAGCGCCCCCGTCGTGCTGCCCTGCGGGTCCGTCTTCGACGTCGTGAATGTGCCCGCGATCTTCGGCCGGCGGATGCTCGACCGGCTGTGGGAGGAGGGGCCCGGATCCGGGCCCGTCGCGATGTACCGCGGCCGGATGATGCTCTTCACCGCCCCCGGCAGCGCGCGGCGCCTCCCGTCCCTGCTCGACTGGGAGGAGTGGGGCGACGCCGTACCGCCGATGCTCTGTCACGGCATCGGCGACGCGGTCACCATTCCGCCGCTGGCCCAGGGCGACGCCCCCTCCGGGCCGCGCTGGCTGGTGGCCCCGGACACCCGGCATCCCTGGCTGCCGGGGCCCGAGGTGCTGATCTGGGCGTGCGTGCGCGCGGCCCGTTCGGCCGCCTCTCCCAGTGTCCGTATATCGATTTTTCCTCCCGCCGATCAGGATGCTAAGGTCTACGACGTCAGCAGGCGCCGCTAG